One Clostridia bacterium genomic window carries:
- the smpB gene encoding SsrA-binding protein SmpB, translated as MEGIKVVAENRQARFEYFILDTYEAGIVLSGDEVKSIRQGAVNLKDSFAIIEKGEVFLRNCHVTPYQKGSYFNSEARRDRKLLLNRAEISKLTGKVNEKGLTLIPLKLYLKGSLIKLELGLCQGKKTYDKRETLKRRTQERETQRAVKDFV; from the coding sequence ATGGAAGGGATAAAAGTAGTAGCCGAAAACAGGCAGGCGCGATTTGAATACTTTATTTTGGACACTTATGAGGCTGGAATAGTGCTAAGCGGCGATGAAGTGAAATCAATAAGACAGGGCGCAGTCAATCTCAAAGACAGCTTCGCAATAATTGAAAAAGGCGAGGTTTTTTTGAGAAACTGTCATGTTACCCCATACCAAAAAGGCAGCTATTTTAACAGCGAAGCAAGGCGAGATAGAAAATTATTGCTCAATCGTGCCGAAATTTCTAAATTAACAGGCAAGGTTAACGAAAAAGGCTTGACCTTGATACCTCTTAAACTTTATCTTAAAGGCAGTCTTATAAAACTTGAACTCGGACTGTGCCAAGGCAAAAAAACATATGACAAACGCGAAACCCTAAAACGCCGCACTCAAGAAAGAGAAACCCAAAGAGCAGTTAAGGATTTTGTGTAA
- a CDS encoding DegV family protein translates to MSFILSTDSCCDAYKSELKKRNIYYIPMAYIVDNVEYRDTFDSDEEYKEFYDKIREGKSIKTTQLNVVETAEYFEDLMNKNEGDLVHICLSGGLSSTAQNAINAAKEVMQKFKNRNIYIIDSKSATMGQMLILDKADELRAGGKSAKEAAEYLTGLVERLQHFVMVKNLFHLRRGGRVSSTSALVGSILGIRPIITVNHKGELVVIGKEHGHKKAIQRLVKSYLEYKADNAIRVYIAHADDIETAEELKEKLTEAGAKEIITNYIGPVIGAHTGAGTVSIMFEGKKRMVIEKK, encoded by the coding sequence ATGAGTTTTATTCTTTCTACTGATTCTTGCTGCGATGCTTATAAGAGTGAATTAAAAAAAAGAAACATTTATTACATCCCTATGGCTTATATTGTGGATAATGTAGAATATAGGGACACATTTGATTCTGATGAAGAATACAAGGAATTTTATGACAAAATAAGAGAAGGAAAATCTATTAAAACAACTCAGCTTAATGTTGTTGAAACGGCTGAATATTTTGAAGACCTTATGAACAAAAATGAAGGAGATCTAGTTCATATTTGCTTATCGGGCGGTTTATCCTCAACAGCGCAAAACGCCATTAATGCCGCAAAAGAAGTTATGCAAAAGTTTAAAAACCGCAACATCTATATAATTGACAGCAAAAGCGCGACAATGGGACAGATGTTAATACTAGATAAAGCAGACGAATTAAGAGCAGGCGGCAAAAGCGCAAAAGAAGCAGCAGAATATCTTACAGGACTTGTAGAAAGATTGCAGCATTTTGTAATGGTAAAAAATCTGTTTCATCTAAGACGCGGCGGCAGGGTTTCTTCTACTTCAGCGCTGGTAGGTTCTATTTTAGGTATAAGACCCATTATTACAGTAAACCATAAGGGCGAACTTGTAGTTATTGGAAAAGAACACGGTCACAAAAAAGCTATACAAAGACTGGTAAAATCATATCTCGAATACAAAGCCGACAACGCCATACGCGTATATATAGCGCATGCCGATGACATAGAAACAGCAGAAGAGCTCAAAGAAAAATTAACCGAAGCAGGCGCTAAAGAAATTATAACCAATTATATAGGCCCCGTAATTGGTGCACACACAGGAGCAGGCACAGTATCAATTATGTTTGAAGGCAAAAAGCGAATGGTTATAGAAAAGAAGTAA
- a CDS encoding TIGR00725 family protein, which translates to MRKTIAIVGDSNIDNDPKKQQIAFETGKILIDNGYRIISGGLGGVMEAAFKGAHASKKYKEGDTIGILPMFSPLDANEYADIIIPTGLDLYRNVIIANSSAAVIAIGGGAGTMSEITNAWALHRLILAYKNVEGWSAKVADTKIDQRTRYTGFDDKVFGIETPEQAIEIINKYVDKYNIYHTGIVKGK; encoded by the coding sequence ATGAGAAAAACAATAGCTATAGTTGGTGACAGTAATATTGACAATGATCCCAAAAAGCAGCAGATTGCTTTTGAAACAGGAAAAATACTTATTGACAATGGTTACAGAATTATTTCGGGCGGTTTAGGCGGAGTAATGGAAGCAGCATTTAAAGGCGCGCATGCATCCAAAAAATATAAAGAAGGCGACACCATAGGAATACTGCCTATGTTTTCTCCTCTTGACGCCAATGAATATGCGGATATAATAATCCCTACAGGTTTGGATTTGTACCGCAATGTCATAATTGCCAACTCTTCAGCGGCGGTTATCGCGATAGGCGGCGGCGCAGGCACTATGTCCGAAATAACAAATGCATGGGCTTTGCATAGGCTCATATTGGCGTATAAAAATGTCGAAGGCTGGAGCGCTAAAGTAGCCGATACCAAAATAGACCAAAGAACAAGATATACAGGCTTTGATGATAAAGTGTTTGGAATAGAAACTCCTGAACAAGCAATTGAAATAATTAATAAATATGTAGACAAATACAATATCTATCACACAGGTATTGTTAAAGGAAAATAG